A DNA window from Setaria viridis chromosome 2, Setaria_viridis_v4.0, whole genome shotgun sequence contains the following coding sequences:
- the LOC117843781 gene encoding histone-lysine N-methyltransferase TRX1 yields the protein MVIAVEGNGFVHGEEEEEEGDRPIRYLPLGHVYSSSGPAPCPPAPKKPRVDDGKPPLKVYYRRRHKKPRVEEPPPPLSPATAPPPPLVQDEDAGPSRRKGSLKHELLSLGSAPLALDGDGEGGEPSRRQGRMRRGGGAEKTVCFSGHERRRPGRPKGSVGRRWVELDIQGADPNAFVGLACKVFWPLDDNWYKGSITVYNEATKKHSVKYDDGEAEDLSLADERIKFSISSEEMRSLNVNIGISNQDKKGHDELLALAVSFHDYQGLDSGDLVWAKITGHAMWPAVVVDESDVPANRALKPVRLDQSILVQFFGTHDFARVKLKQAVPFLNGLLSSLHLKCKQASFSRSLEEAKEFLRTQQLPEIMMQLRKCVQHDGSDDNSCEDRVDSCGNLSEDRAVQNGEDYAEMTQIELGNLRVSNLGRIVSDSDHFHNKKHIWPEGYTAFRKFMSIIDPNSVTSYKMEVLRNSDTKARPLFRVISEDGVQIDGSTPNACWKEIYCRIKQKQCSAVTELERNVCQRSGSYMFGFSNPQIRQLIQELPNARSCLKYFDNSGDTILGYRAVHVNWKDLDFCNVCDMDEEYEDNLFLQCDKCRMMVHARCYGELKQLDGGLWLCNLCRPGAPRMSPKCCLCPVTGGAMKPTTDGRWAHLACAIWIPETCLKDVKRMEPIDGLSRINKDRWKLVCSICGVSYGVCIQCSHPTCRVAYHPLCARAADLCVELEDDDKIHHMLLDEDEDPCIRLLSYCKKHRQPSAERPYLESDPAEPSQLVQTDMASSSGCARTEPYNFHRRRGQKQPQVMATASLKRLYVENRPYIVSGYCQNRVGNHTCSESLQPVGLSDAVQHEAFGNVSSMVEKYTSMKATFRKRLTFGKSRIHGFGVFAKVAHKAGDMMIEYIGEIVRPPISDIRERRIYNSLVGAGTYMFRIDDEHVVDATRAGSIAHLINHSCEPNCYSRAITVNGDEHIIIFAKRDIDPWEELTYDYRFFSSDQRLPCYCGFPKCRGVVNDVEAEEQAAKIRVKRSELFQKRDN from the exons ATGGTGATCGCCGTGGAGGGCAACGGGTTCGtgcacggcgaggaggaggaggaggagggcgaccGCCCTATCCGCTACCTCCCCCTCGGTCACGTCTACTCCTCCTCCGGCCCCGCCCCGTGCCCCCCGGCCCCAAAGAAGCCTCGCGTCGACGACGGCAAGCCCCCCCTGAAAGTGtactaccgccgccgccacaagaAGCCGCGGGtcgaggagccgccgccgccgctctcgccaGCGACGgccccacccccgccgctggTACAGGATGAGGACGCTGGGCCCTCGCGGCGGAAGGGCTCCCTCAAGCACGAACTGCTCAGCCTGGGGTCCGCTCCGCTTGCAttggacggggacggggagggaggggagcccTCGCGGCGGCAAGGGCGAATGAGACGCGGTGGAGGGGCTGAGAAGACGGTTTGCTTCTCCGGGCATgagaggcggcggccgggcagACCCAAGGGTTCGGTCGGGAGGAGATGGGTCGA GTTGGATATTCAGGGTGCGGATCCTAACGCATTTGTTGGATTAGCGTGCAAG GTTTTCTGGCCGCTAGATGATAATTGGTACAAGGGCTCCATCACAGTGTACAATGAAGCAACAAAGAAGCATTCA GTAAAGTATGATGACGGTGAAGCAGAGGACCTTAGCCTGGCAGATGAAAGGATAAAATTTTCCATCTCCTCTGAAGAAATGAGGTCCCTGAATGTAAATATTGGAATTTCCAATCAGGATAAGAAGGGTCATGATGAGTTGCTTGCACTTGCTGTTAGCTTTCATGACTACCAGGGTCTTGACTCAGGTGACCTTGTGTGGGCTAAAATTACAG GTCATGCAATGTGGCCAGCAGTTGTGGTGGATGAGTCAGATGTACCTGCAAACCGAGCTTTGAAGCCAGTTCGATTGGACCAATCAATACTTGTTCAATTCTTTGGTACTCATGATTTTGCAAG GGTTAAGTTGAAGCAAGCTGTCCCGTTTCTGAATGGGCTTCTTTCTTCTTTGCATCTCAAATGCAAGCAAGCAAGTTTCAGCCGGAGCTTAGAAGAAGCCAAGGA ATTTCTGCGCACTCAGCAGCTTCCGGAAATTATGATGCAGCTACGGAAATGCGTTCAACACGATGGTTCTGATGATAATTCCTGCGAGGACAGGGTAGACTCTTGTGGTAATTTATCAGAAGATAGAGCAGTGCAAAATGGAGAGGATTATGCTGAAATGACTCAAATAGAACTAGGaaaccttcgtgtgagcaatttAG GTAGGATAGTATCTGATTCAGACCATTTCCATAATAAAAAGCATATATGGCCTGAAGGATATACTGCTTTCAGAAAGTTCATGTCAATAATAG ACCCAAATTCAGTAACATCTTACAAAATGGAAGTACTAAGGAATTCAGATACAAAAGCACGCCCATTATTTAGGGTGATCTCAGAAGATGGAGTGCAG ATTGATGGATCTACCCCTAATGCATGTTGGAAAGAGATATACTGCAGAATAAAGCAAAAACAGTGCAGTGCTGTCACTGAGTTGGAAAGAAATGTATGCCAAAGATCTGGTTCCTACATGTTTGGCTTTTCAAATCCGCAGATAAGGCAGCTTATTCAG GAATTGCCCAATGCAAGGTCATGTCTGAAATATTTTGACAACAGTGGGGACACTATCCTTGGTTATAGAGCTGTTCATGTTAATTGGAAAGATCTGGACTTTTGCAATGTTTGCGATATGGATGAG GAGTATGAAGACAACTTATTTTTGCAATGCGACAAGTGCCGTATGATG GTTCATGCTAGATGTTATGGCGAACTAAAACAATTGGATGGAGGACTTTGGCTTTGCAACTTGTGTCGACCTGGTGCCCCTCGCATGTCTCCAAAATGCTGTCTATGTCCAGTCACAG GTGGTGCAATGAAACCTACAACAGATGGCCGTTGGGCTCATCTTGCTTGTGCTATATGGATTCCTG AAACATGCTTAAAAGATGTGAAGAGAATGGAACCAATTGATGGATTGAGCAGAATCAACAAG GACCGTTGGAAACTTGTATGCAGCATTTGCGGAGTTTCGTATGGAGTTTGTATACAG TGTTCTCATCCTACCTGTCGTGTCGCATATCACCCTCTTTGTGCACGTGCTGCTGATCTTTGTGTTGAG CTTGAAGATGATGACAAAATCCACCACATGTTACTTGATGAAGATGAGGATCCTTGTATTCGATTACTCTCGTACTGCAAAAAGCACAGACAACCATCTGCTGAACGTCCATATCTAGAAAGTGACCCTGCTGAGCCCTCTCAGTTAGTTCAGACGGATATGGCTTCATCATCCGGTTGTGCAAGGACTG AACCTTATAATTTTCACCGGAGAAGGGGCCAAAAGCAACCACAAGTCATGGCTACTGCATCTCTGAAACGTTTATATGTGGAGAACAGACCCTATATTGTCAGTGGCTACTGCCAAAATAGAGTAGGCAATCATACTTGCAGTGAATCACTTCAACCGGTTGGCTTGTCGGATGCTGTGCAGCATGAAGCTTTTGGCAATGTGTCTTCTATGGTTGAAAAATATACAAGCATGAAGGCTACATTTAGGAAGAGACTAACTTTTG GAAAATCAAGAATTCATGGCTTTGGTGTCTTTGCCAAGGTTGCACACAAGGCAGGAGATATG ATGATTGAATACATAGGGGAGATTGTTAGACCACCAATATCAGACATCAGAGAGCGGCGAATATACAACTCACTAGTG GGTGCTGGGACATATATGTTCAGGATAGATGATGAGCATGTTGTGGATGCTACACGGGCAGGAAGTATAGCTCATTTGATCAATCACTCATGTGAG CCTAATTGTTATTCGCGTGCCATAACTGTTAATGGGGATGAACACATCATCATTTTTGCAAAGCGGGACATAGATCCATGGGAAGAGTTGACATATGACTATAG GTTTTTTTCAAGTGATCAACGACTTCCCTGTTATTGTGGATTCCCCAAATGCCGTGGAGTTGTTAATGATGTTGAGGCAGAGGAGCAGGCAGCTAAAATAAGGGTCAAGAGAAGTGAATTGTTTCAAAAAAGAGATAACTAA